TCAAACTATGAAATTAATGCTTGATGGTAAAGAAGTTAAAGTTAGAGTAAGTACAAAAGCAATGAAAACATTAAAAGGTAAAAATGAGGATCAAGTGAAGAAAATATTACTTGAAAATAAAGATAACTTAAGCTCTAAACTTGCAAAAATCTTATTTTCAGCAAATTAATAAGTGAAATCACCTTTTTTTAGGGGATTCACATAGAAAAAGGTGTCATAATGCACCCTTTTTTTTTGAAAAAAAATAGATGCTAAGCACCTATTTAACTAAATGATTTATTTTATCATCCTTATAATCTAAATTATGAATAGAGTTTATATATCTTACAGTTCTTGAACTTCCTCTAATTAATAATGTTTGTGTTCTAGCTATATTTCCACGTCTTTTTATACCCTCAAGTAGATCACCATTTGTAATACCTGTAGCAGAAAATATAATTTCATCATCTTTTGCTAGATCATCTAATTTAAGAACTTCCCCTACTATTAGTCCTTTTTCTTCACATCTACGTTTTTCATCTTTTGATATTTTATCATTTTCTAAAGAACATCCTTTGACTTCATTACGTAATTTTAATCTTGCTTGCATATCTCCACCTAGAACTCTTATAGCAGCTGCTGATATTACACCTTCTGGAGCACCACCTATTCCATAAATAACATCTATATCACTATCAACCATACATGTTAGTATAGAAGCTGCAACATCACCATCAGGTAAAGCATAGACACTAATACCTAATTGTTGTAAATCTTCAATTATTTTTTTATGTCTAG
The genomic region above belongs to Streptobacillus moniliformis DSM 12112 and contains:
- the rpmB gene encoding 50S ribosomal protein L28, whose amino-acid sequence is MQICEVFGKKVGHGNLVSHSNRATKRIWRPNLQTMKLMLDGKEVKVRVSTKAMKTLKGKNEDQVKKILLENKDNLSSKLAKILFSAN
- the glpX gene encoding class II fructose-bisphosphatase → MKRELALEFARVTEAAALAAHKLVGRGNKEEIDKVAVEAMKIMLNRIKIKGEVVIGEGEIDEAPMLYIGEILGRDDGNYLEVDIAVDPVEGTRMTAQRQANAITVLAVGKKDSFLKAPDMYMEKLIVGPNAKGLIDLEKPLKENIEIIAKANNKKLKDLTIIVLDKPRHKKIIEDLQQLGISVYALPDGDVAASILTCMVDSDIDVIYGIGGAPEGVISAAAIRVLGGDMQARLKLRNEVKGCSLENDKISKDEKRRCEEKGLIVGEVLKLDDLAKDDEIIFSATGITNGDLLEGIKRRGNIARTQTLLIRGSSRTVRYINSIHNLDYKDDKINHLVK